Part of the Paenibacillus terrae HPL-003 genome is shown below.
GTATGAGATGCTACCAGCATCCAATCCTGCCATATCATATGCCCTCCCTGCGCGACACCCCAAAAAATAATAGCTGAGGCCCAAATGCCGTATTTTACACTCGTAACCACAGCCAACGCTTCCATCAGCTGGCGAATGATCTTCAAGCCCTTCAGGCGCGGAGGATAAAGCAGGAATAATACAGAAATCGTAAAAAATAAGCTGGCCGTCGGACTATCAGGCACAAATACAATCTGCCATGTCGGGTGATAGTTTAGCGTATATTCCAATTGCCCTCCATACCATATGTACCCATACACGGTTCCGATCAGGTTACACCAGAACAGCAGCCACAAAAAAGGCCGGCTCGTCAAGAACGACCGGCTCCATAAATAAGACAACAACACGTCCTCATCCTCCGTTCATACGATAGATGCCCCGTACAGGCTCCATCCTACAAAGACTATATCATATAAAAGCGTATCAAAAAAACCTGGCCGCTGCTACGGTCAGGCTCGATGATTATGGTCTTGTATTGCCAATTAGTCTGTTACCCAAGGTCAGATCTCCTGAAAAGGCTCAATTGATCGCTTTCAGTTCATCCGTAAGATGACGAAAAGCTACTTCATCTCCGGAGGCCAGCGCCTCATCAATATCCTTGTAGAGCTTTTCACTCCGGCGTTTACGTAATGCCTCGTCCAAAACCATTTCAGCAGACAGGCCCAACATTACTTCATAAGTAACCTTCATTTTATCCATAGGATGCACCTCCAACATGAGTTTAAGAGATCCTATATTCTTTTCCTTTCGCCACATAGCTGAGTGCCGTCCGTGACATCCGCTGCAAATCTGCGTCTGTCAATTCGCGCACCACTTTGGCAGGTGTACCGAGAGAAAGAGTATAGGGTGGTATTTTGGTATTTTCCGTAACGACCGACCCTGCTCCTATTAAAGCATATTCACCAAGCTCAGCTCCGTTGAGTACAATGGCCCCCATACCGATTAAAGTGCCTTTGCCTACCGTACAGCCATGGATAATCGCAGCATGTCCCACCGAAATATCGTCCGCCAGCACCAGGGGCTGGTCCGTGTTCACATGTCCCACGACACCGTCCTGAATATTGCAGCGTTCACCGATGATAACAGGTGCCATATCCCCGCGCAATACAGCATTGAACCAAACGGAGGAATCTTGGCCGATCGTTACCTTTCCGACAATTTTTGCTCCTTCTGCCACATAGACAGATGAATGGAGCTGTGGCATGTTCCCGTTATAGTGAATCAACATTCAACTTCACCCTCTCATTTTGGGTGAAATTCTATCAACATGTATGCTACTTGTCAATGGAGCCGCATACCCGGGTCGTTCCGCCCAATGCGGCACTCCCCTGCCAGTTTGAGCCCCCAGGCGGTCATCTGTACAGATGGCTCCGTCGAATGCTCACCCAAACGAAGCATGCCCAAGTGGAGCATCATTCGAATAATTCTCTGATCAAAGACCGAACGGGGCGTATCATAATAAAACGGTCTGATCAGCGGGCCAATATGTACAAAAAGTGACTCCGAGGACGTCCAGGGCCTGGCACATTCTCCTATCCAGTAGACCAGAGAAAGTAGATTGGGAACGGCTCCTTTATACAATCTTAACCAAAACCTGAATAGCTGTATCATCTCATCATCGATCGCGTATTCCCTGCGTGCCTCTCCCTTTGCCGTCAGCACAACACGATCCCCCTTCTCCTCAATAAACCTGGAGTGACGGGCATAATCATATAGCAATGCCATTCGGTCGGGATAAAACTTAAAGGAGGAGCCATATCCAAAACGCCAGCCCCCTTTACCCAAAAGCGGCTCCGCAATATGCAAATGCTCCATCAGCTGCTGCTGATTGCGACGATACCATGCCCCGTCCGGGTTAAGCGGAACTTCATGCTGCTCCATGTACTGAAGGAAAAGTCGTAAATCCTCTGCCAAAAGATGCCCCTCATCCCGGTATGACGTTGGCTCACTTACCCGGATCATTCCGTTTTGCAAGTCTTGCATCATGACACGGCGGAAACGCTCCTTCATGTCCAATGGAATTTGATGCAAATACCTCGTATTGTGCGTCGAACCGTTAAACAGCCAGCCACTGTTGCGTAAACGGGCCACGATGTCCCGCGGTCGCTCACCGGAATCCCCATCCTCCTCGGCAGATTGTTTGGCAACCGCAATCAATTCCTCCATACTGAAATAAGGCCGGTCATCGAATAGCAGTGCGTTCAAAAACCTTACCTCTGACAACTTCAGCTCCCTGACCTGCATCTCAAAAAAACTGCTGCTGCCGAGCTTTGTCAAAATGCCCTGTATCAGCTCATGTTTGGAATTGGGCTTACAGTCACATTCGTAATGCACCGCGATTCTGTTCAAATGCACAATATCCGCAAATGTCAGCATATCCGCCAGATTCATCGTTCCATCGCCTCGTCACTGGACTGTCCATCCGGAATTGATTCTTACCTGTTGTACCCACAGCTTTGACGGAATGTTCAGACTCTAAACCTCTTTTTTTGCAAAGCTATAATTAAAAATACAAAAAGACCACGGCTTCTTTGAACTGCACCTCCAATGTTAGATGGTGTCTAACAATTGGGGTGCAGTTCAAAGTTCGTGGTCTTTCGTCAACCTTTTAAGTTACAATCGCTTTTTTCCTGTAAATGTCTGGTGCAATTATACAAAAGCGGCGTCCAATCCGTATCCTCACGCTGGAGAACACTCAGTGACAGATTGCCAATTCGTTCAGTAAACTTTTCCTGATACAGAGCCTTATACAAATTAGCCAAAAAACCGCCATGAGAAACGACTAGCAGGTTCTTGTCCCGGTTTTCCGACCAAATGGCCTCCATAAAAGCCAACCCGCGGAGTTGAAGAGCTTCATCGCTCTCCTGCCCCAGGTCCAGCAGATGCCAGTCGCTACCCCACTTCTCCTCACGCTCAGCCTGTGTCATGCCCTCGACCTGACCATAAGCACGTTCTCTCAGCCGATCGTCCGGCTCCAGCAAAGGAAGATGAAGAGCAGATGCAATAATCTCTCCCGTCTCCTTGGCTCTCGAAAGGCTGCTTGTAATAAGTCCATCCCAATGATAGGGCTCATCTTTTAAACGTTCTGCC
Proteins encoded:
- a CDS encoding DUF1405 domain-containing protein, translating into MLLSYLWSRSFLTSRPFLWLLFWCNLIGTVYGYIWYGGQLEYTLNYHPTWQIVFVPDSPTASLFFTISVLFLLYPPRLKGLKIIRQLMEALAVVTSVKYGIWASAIIFWGVAQGGHMIWQDWMLVASHTAMAVESLLFVRFFTCKWTALCVAALWTLLNDTVDYTFGIYPYLPRTLTDDVPQVRTFTYMLTLFSIAASWLAMVVRNRIAFPIARDAAER
- a CDS encoding IDEAL domain-containing protein, with amino-acid sequence MDKMKVTYEVMLGLSAEMVLDEALRKRRSEKLYKDIDEALASGDEVAFRHLTDELKAIN
- a CDS encoding gamma carbonic anhydrase family protein, whose protein sequence is MLIHYNGNMPQLHSSVYVAEGAKIVGKVTIGQDSSVWFNAVLRGDMAPVIIGERCNIQDGVVGHVNTDQPLVLADDISVGHAAIIHGCTVGKGTLIGMGAIVLNGAELGEYALIGAGSVVTENTKIPPYTLSLGTPAKVVRELTDADLQRMSRTALSYVAKGKEYRIS
- a CDS encoding histidine phosphatase family protein, with the translated sequence MLIGLIRHGLTDWNAVGKIQGHSDIPLNKEGRQQARLLAERLKDEPYHWDGLITSSLSRAKETGEIIASALHLPLLEPDDRLRERAYGQVEGMTQAEREEKWGSDWHLLDLGQESDEALQLRGLAFMEAIWSENRDKNLLVVSHGGFLANLYKALYQEKFTERIGNLSLSVLQREDTDWTPLLYNCTRHLQEKSDCNLKG